From Streptomyces sp. NBC_01460, a single genomic window includes:
- a CDS encoding LysE family translocator, which yields MDAQLLAFVAVAAGMVALPGADFTVVVRNALTSRRSGLATAVGVAGGLVVHTALAVAGLAAVLVTMPVLFRTVQLLGGAYVLYLGLSGLYALWRRAAAAGAGVEAGERAPSGLRRSLRQGFLTNALNPKAPVLFLSLLPQFVPDGQPPLPRTLLLASVVVLLALVWFPAVALLVDRLGRWLRRPRTARAIEGGSGTALTALGLVLVTGPLLR from the coding sequence ATGGACGCACAACTGCTCGCCTTCGTCGCCGTGGCCGCGGGAATGGTGGCGCTGCCCGGCGCCGACTTCACGGTGGTCGTACGCAACGCGCTCACATCCCGGAGGTCCGGGCTGGCCACAGCGGTGGGAGTCGCCGGAGGGCTCGTGGTGCACACCGCCCTGGCCGTCGCCGGACTCGCCGCCGTGCTCGTGACGATGCCCGTCCTCTTCCGTACGGTTCAGCTGCTCGGCGGCGCGTACGTGCTCTACCTCGGCCTCAGCGGCCTGTACGCGCTGTGGCGGCGGGCCGCCGCGGCAGGCGCCGGTGTGGAGGCAGGGGAGAGGGCGCCCTCCGGACTCCGGCGTTCGCTGCGCCAGGGTTTCCTGACCAACGCCCTGAACCCGAAGGCACCCGTACTCTTCCTGAGCCTGCTGCCCCAGTTCGTCCCCGACGGACAGCCGCCCCTGCCGAGGACCCTGCTGCTCGCCTCGGTGGTCGTCCTGCTCGCGCTCGTCTGGTTCCCGGCCGTGGCGCTCCTCGTCGACCGCCTGGGCCGGTGGCTGCGCCGGCCGCGCACCGCCCGTGCGATCGAGGGCGGCAGCGGCACGGCGCTCACCGCGCTGGGGCTCGTGCTGGTGACGGGGCCCCTGCTGCGCTGA
- a CDS encoding urease accessory protein UreD, translated as MSVTATARITAVADGRGSTSLPVLESGGPLALRRTRSPDSARARVTVVGAMSAPLGGDRLAVEVRAEDGARVTVDSAAATVALPGAGPEAGPATYDVRLSVGEGAELHWLPEQLVSACGSALDMTTRAELAGTSRLVLREELVLGRHGESTGRLSSRLTVRRAGRPLLDQQLAYGPGAPGGWDGPAVLDGHRAVGQLLLVDPAFEGGPCAPRLLGPTAALTPLAGPAVLVTALAADARLLRAVLDEALEGLLKESKALQKD; from the coding sequence ATGAGCGTCACGGCCACCGCGCGGATCACGGCGGTCGCCGACGGGCGGGGATCGACGTCGCTTCCGGTGCTGGAGAGCGGCGGGCCGCTCGCCCTGCGCCGCACCAGATCCCCGGACAGCGCCCGCGCGCGGGTCACCGTGGTCGGCGCGATGAGCGCGCCGCTCGGCGGGGACCGGCTCGCCGTCGAGGTCAGGGCCGAGGACGGGGCACGGGTGACGGTGGACTCCGCCGCCGCCACCGTGGCCCTTCCGGGAGCCGGCCCCGAGGCCGGCCCCGCGACGTACGACGTGCGGCTGAGCGTGGGGGAGGGGGCGGAGCTCCACTGGCTGCCCGAGCAGCTCGTCTCCGCGTGCGGCAGCGCACTCGACATGACCACCAGGGCCGAACTCGCCGGCACCTCGCGTCTGGTGCTCCGCGAGGAACTGGTCCTGGGCCGGCACGGCGAGAGCACCGGCCGGCTCTCGTCCCGCCTGACCGTGAGAAGAGCCGGACGACCGCTGCTCGACCAGCAACTCGCCTACGGACCGGGGGCCCCCGGAGGGTGGGACGGCCCTGCCGTGCTGGACGGACACCGCGCCGTGGGACAACTGCTGCTCGTCGACCCCGCGTTCGAGGGCGGCCCGTGCGCACCGAGGCTGCTCGGACCCACTGCCGCCCTCACCCCGCTGGCGGGTCCCGCCGTCCTCGTGACGGCGCTCGCCGCCGACGCACGGCTGCTGCGCGCGGTGCTGGACGAGGCGCTGGAGGGTCTGCTGAAGGAATCAAAGGCCCTGCAGAAGGACTGA
- a CDS encoding urease subunit beta — translation MIPGEILYAQEPVALNEGRPVTRLTVLNAADRPVQVGSHYHFAEANTGLDFDRRAAHGLRLNIAAGTAVRFEPGIPVDVELVPIAGLRIVPGLRGDTGGSLDA, via the coding sequence ATGATTCCCGGAGAGATCCTGTACGCGCAGGAGCCGGTGGCGCTCAACGAAGGGCGCCCCGTCACCCGCCTCACCGTCCTCAACGCCGCGGACCGGCCCGTCCAGGTCGGATCGCACTACCACTTCGCCGAGGCCAACACCGGCCTGGACTTCGACCGTCGCGCAGCCCACGGGCTGCGGCTGAACATCGCCGCCGGAACCGCTGTGCGCTTCGAGCCCGGTATCCCCGTCGACGTCGAACTCGTCCCGATCGCAGGCCTGCGCATCGTCCCCGGACTGCGCGGCGACACCGGAGGTTCCCTCGATGCCTGA
- the ureG gene encoding urease accessory protein UreG yields the protein MHLDHAHHGPAAVSADAARPDGTRRALRIGLGGPVGSGKTATVAALCRALRDRISIAVVTNDIYTREDAAFLLRNAVLPPERIQAVETGACPHTAIRDDISANLEAVEDLEDSVGPLDLILVESGGDNLTATFSKGLVDAQVFVIDVAGGDDIPRKGGPGVTTADLLVINKTDLAPYVGSDLDRMAHDAAAQRGELPVVFTSLTGADGVAPVADWVRARLADWAA from the coding sequence ATGCACCTCGACCACGCACACCACGGCCCCGCGGCCGTCAGCGCCGACGCGGCACGTCCCGACGGCACGCGTCGCGCCCTGCGCATCGGCCTCGGAGGGCCGGTCGGCTCGGGGAAGACGGCCACCGTCGCCGCCCTCTGCCGCGCGCTGCGCGACCGGATCTCCATCGCCGTCGTCACCAACGACATCTACACCCGCGAGGACGCCGCCTTCCTGCTCCGCAACGCCGTGCTGCCACCCGAGCGCATCCAGGCCGTCGAGACCGGCGCCTGCCCGCACACCGCGATCCGCGACGACATCTCCGCCAACCTCGAAGCCGTCGAGGACCTGGAGGACTCCGTGGGCCCCCTCGACCTCATCCTCGTCGAGTCCGGGGGAGACAACCTCACCGCCACCTTCTCCAAGGGACTCGTCGACGCGCAGGTCTTCGTGATCGACGTCGCGGGCGGCGACGACATCCCGCGCAAGGGCGGCCCCGGTGTCACCACCGCCGACCTCCTCGTCATCAACAAGACGGACCTCGCCCCCTACGTCGGCTCCGACCTGGACCGGATGGCCCACGACGCCGCCGCACAGCGCGGCGAACTCCCCGTGGTGTTCACCTCGCTGACCGGCGCCGACGGCGTCGCCCCCGTCGCCGACTGGGTGCGGGCGCGGCTCGCGGACTGGGCCGCATGA
- a CDS encoding ABC transporter permease, translating to MPAAPNRRAVAAVLLVPLVVTLALWAFSWPAARIAPRDLPVGIAGAAPAADQLQKQFERREGAFEIHRYEDAAAARTAIEERVVYGVVVVTEKGPRLLTASAAGPVVAQLLTEAAGAGAPDGSGVPVTDVVAAPAADPRGSALGASILPLAIAGVAAGAAVSMLGLRGARGAVTLIGAAALVGIAATALTHSWLGVITGDWWTEAGVIGLTVLAIGAPVAGLAALVGTPGIGVGAMLMVLLGNSFSGVTSAPEMLPDPVGAIGQWLPPGAGGSLLRSVAFFDGSAGGGPALTLAAWALLGIATVLAGRRTRPEPAADSAAPGGREREPALAG from the coding sequence ATGCCTGCTGCACCGAACCGCCGTGCGGTGGCGGCCGTCCTGCTCGTCCCCCTGGTGGTGACGCTCGCGCTCTGGGCCTTCTCCTGGCCCGCGGCCAGGATCGCGCCGCGCGACCTCCCCGTCGGCATCGCCGGTGCGGCACCGGCCGCCGATCAGCTGCAGAAGCAGTTCGAGCGACGCGAAGGAGCCTTCGAGATCCACCGGTACGAGGACGCGGCCGCCGCCCGCACCGCAATCGAGGAAAGGGTCGTATACGGCGTGGTCGTGGTCACCGAGAAGGGCCCGCGGCTGCTCACCGCGTCGGCGGCCGGCCCGGTCGTCGCCCAGTTGCTGACCGAGGCGGCCGGGGCGGGTGCGCCCGACGGGTCCGGGGTCCCGGTCACGGACGTCGTCGCCGCGCCGGCAGCCGACCCCCGCGGCAGTGCGCTCGGCGCGAGCATCCTGCCGCTGGCGATTGCCGGAGTCGCCGCCGGAGCGGCCGTGAGCATGCTCGGGCTGCGCGGCGCCCGAGGGGCCGTGACCCTGATCGGCGCGGCAGCGCTGGTGGGCATCGCCGCCACGGCCCTGACCCACAGCTGGCTCGGCGTGATCACGGGCGACTGGTGGACGGAGGCGGGCGTCATCGGGCTGACCGTGCTGGCGATCGGCGCTCCGGTGGCGGGGCTCGCCGCCCTCGTCGGCACACCGGGCATCGGGGTGGGAGCCATGCTGATGGTGCTGCTGGGCAATTCGTTCTCCGGCGTCACCAGCGCACCCGAGATGCTCCCCGACCCGGTCGGCGCGATCGGTCAGTGGCTGCCGCCGGGCGCGGGCGGTTCCCTGCTGCGCTCGGTCGCGTTCTTCGACGGGAGCGCGGGGGGCGGGCCGGCACTGACTCTGGCCGCCTGGGCGCTGCTCGGCATCGCCACCGTCCTGGCCGGCCGCCGCACGCGTCCGGAGCCGGCCGCGGACAGCGCCGCACCCGGCGGCCGTGAGCGCGAACCGGCCCTCGCCGGCTGA
- a CDS encoding urease accessory protein UreF, which translates to MTTRAALLVLADGRFPAGGHAHSGGAEPAVKAGHIRDAQDLAEFCLGRLHTTGLTSAALAAAAAHGLDPLALDEAADARTPSPALRNVARRLGRQLMRAARATWPSPELAALAEARPRGAHQPVVLGLTARAAGLGPADAAHCVAYETVSGPATAVVRLLSLDPFEATAVLARLAPALDQVAEQAAAAALGGIDALPAASAPMLDISAEAHAAWPVRLFAS; encoded by the coding sequence ATGACGACACGCGCAGCCCTGCTCGTCCTCGCCGACGGCCGGTTCCCCGCCGGTGGCCACGCCCACTCCGGTGGAGCCGAACCGGCCGTCAAGGCGGGACACATCCGCGATGCCCAGGACCTGGCCGAGTTCTGCCTGGGCAGGCTCCACACCACCGGCCTCACCTCCGCCGCGCTCGCCGCGGCGGCGGCCCACGGCCTCGACCCCCTCGCGCTCGACGAGGCCGCCGACGCCCGGACGCCCTCGCCCGCGCTCAGGAACGTCGCGCGCAGGCTCGGCCGCCAGCTGATGAGGGCGGCACGGGCCACTTGGCCCAGCCCCGAACTGGCCGCGCTCGCCGAGGCGAGACCGCGCGGCGCCCACCAGCCCGTCGTCCTCGGCCTCACGGCGCGAGCGGCGGGCCTGGGCCCCGCGGACGCCGCACACTGCGTCGCGTACGAAACGGTCAGCGGCCCGGCCACCGCGGTGGTCCGCCTCCTCTCCCTGGACCCCTTCGAGGCGACAGCGGTGCTGGCCCGCCTCGCGCCCGCCCTCGACCAGGTCGCGGAACAGGCGGCCGCGGCGGCACTGGGGGGCATCGACGCGCTACCAGCCGCCTCCGCCCCGATGCTCGACATCTCCGCCGAGGCCCACGCGGCCTGGCCGGTCCGCCTGTTCGCGTCCTGA
- a CDS encoding urease subunit gamma, with the protein MQLTPHEQERLLIHVAADVAEKRRARGLRLNHPEAIALITSHLLEGARDGRTVAELMASGRKVLTRDDVMDGIPEMIHDVQVEATFPDGTKLVTVHEPIV; encoded by the coding sequence GTGCAACTGACTCCGCACGAACAGGAACGCCTGCTCATCCATGTGGCGGCCGATGTCGCAGAGAAGCGCAGGGCGCGCGGACTGCGGCTGAATCACCCCGAGGCGATCGCGCTGATCACCTCGCACCTTCTGGAAGGCGCCCGTGACGGCCGGACCGTGGCCGAACTGATGGCCTCCGGCAGGAAGGTCCTCACACGCGACGACGTCATGGACGGCATCCCCGAGATGATCCACGACGTCCAGGTCGAGGCCACCTTCCCGGACGGCACCAAGCTGGTCACCGTCCACGAGCCGATCGTCTGA
- a CDS encoding ATP-dependent Clp protease proteolytic subunit, which translates to MFRPAARHVLPEFTERTAYGSRSTDPYAKLLSERIVFLGTPVDDTAATDLIAQFMYLEHADPDRPLSLYINSPGGSFDAMTSIYDTMHFLACEVETFCLGQAGAGAAVLLAAGAPGRRHALPGARVVIQQPALDEPVQGQTSDLEIRARELLRERELLTGMLARHTGRSTREISAAVERDTILDAPAALAFGLVDHVMENRTPSRPRTP; encoded by the coding sequence ATGTTCCGACCCGCCGCCCGCCACGTCCTGCCCGAGTTCACCGAGCGCACCGCCTACGGCTCCCGGAGCACGGACCCGTACGCGAAGCTGCTGTCCGAGCGGATCGTCTTCCTCGGCACACCCGTCGACGACACCGCGGCGACCGACCTGATCGCACAGTTCATGTACCTGGAGCACGCGGACCCCGACCGGCCCCTCTCCCTCTACATCAACTCGCCCGGGGGCTCCTTCGACGCCATGACGTCGATCTACGACACCATGCACTTCCTCGCGTGCGAGGTGGAGACGTTCTGCCTCGGCCAGGCCGGCGCCGGCGCCGCGGTCCTGCTCGCGGCCGGCGCACCCGGACGCCGACATGCCCTGCCGGGCGCCCGGGTAGTCATTCAGCAACCCGCCCTGGACGAGCCCGTGCAGGGCCAGACCTCCGATCTCGAGATCCGGGCCCGAGAGCTGCTCCGCGAACGCGAGCTGCTCACGGGCATGCTGGCCCGCCACACGGGGCGTTCGACACGGGAGATCAGCGCCGCCGTCGAACGGGACACCATCCTCGACGCCCCGGCCGCCCTGGCGTTCGGCCTGGTGGACCACGTCATGGAGAACCGCACGCCGTCCCGGCCCCGCACCCCGTGA
- a CDS encoding urease subunit alpha, translating into MPELSRPVYADLFGPTTGDRIRLADTDLVVEIEEDRSGGPGRSGDEAVFGGGKVIRESMGQARTTRAEGAPDTVITGAVVIDHWGIVKADIGIRDGRITGIGKAGNPDTMDGVHPDLVIGPETEIIAGNGKFLTAGAIDAHVHFISPTLIDQALSSGITTLVGGGTGPAEGTKATTITPGPWHLARMFEALDGYPVNIGLLGKGNTMSREAMHSQLRAGALGFKIHEDWGATPAVIDACLSVCEETGAQLAIHTDTLNEAGFVADTLAAIAGRSIHAYHTEGAGGGHAPDIISVVSEPYVLPSSTNPTRPHTVNTIEEHLDMLMVCHHLNPTVPEDLAFAESRIRPSTIAAEDILHDLGAISIISSDSQAMGRIGEVILRTWQTAHVMKRRRGALPGDGAADNHRARRYVAKYTINPAVAQGLDSEIGSVETGKLADLVLWDPAFFGVKPQTVIKGGQIAYAQMGDANASIPTPQPVMPRPMFGAVGRAPAANSFNFVSSAAVEAGLPGRLGLGKAFVPITSTRGVTKADMRENDALPRVEVDPDSFAVTIDGDPVEPAPAAELPMAQRYFLF; encoded by the coding sequence ATGCCTGAGCTCAGCCGCCCCGTGTACGCCGACCTGTTCGGGCCCACCACGGGCGACCGCATCCGGCTCGCCGACACCGACCTCGTCGTCGAGATCGAGGAGGACCGGTCCGGTGGTCCCGGACGGTCGGGCGACGAAGCCGTGTTCGGCGGTGGGAAGGTGATCCGCGAATCGATGGGGCAGGCGCGCACCACCCGCGCCGAGGGCGCTCCCGACACGGTCATCACCGGCGCGGTCGTCATCGACCACTGGGGCATCGTCAAGGCCGACATCGGCATTCGGGACGGCAGGATCACCGGCATCGGCAAGGCCGGGAACCCGGACACGATGGACGGCGTGCACCCCGATCTGGTGATCGGCCCGGAGACCGAGATCATCGCGGGCAACGGCAAGTTCCTCACCGCCGGAGCCATCGACGCCCACGTCCACTTCATCTCGCCGACCCTGATCGACCAGGCGCTCTCCTCCGGGATCACCACCCTCGTCGGGGGCGGCACGGGGCCGGCGGAAGGCACCAAGGCCACGACGATCACCCCGGGCCCCTGGCATCTCGCCCGGATGTTCGAGGCACTCGATGGCTACCCGGTCAACATCGGCCTGCTGGGCAAGGGCAACACCATGTCCCGAGAGGCGATGCACTCCCAACTGCGCGCCGGCGCCCTCGGCTTCAAGATCCATGAGGACTGGGGTGCGACGCCCGCCGTCATCGACGCCTGCCTGAGTGTCTGCGAGGAGACCGGCGCCCAGCTCGCCATCCACACGGACACGCTCAACGAGGCGGGATTCGTCGCGGACACGCTGGCCGCCATCGCCGGGCGCTCCATCCACGCGTACCACACCGAAGGCGCGGGCGGCGGGCACGCTCCCGACATCATCAGTGTGGTCTCGGAGCCCTACGTCCTGCCGAGCTCCACCAACCCGACCCGGCCGCACACCGTCAACACGATCGAGGAGCACCTCGACATGCTGATGGTCTGTCACCACCTCAACCCGACCGTGCCGGAGGACCTCGCCTTCGCCGAGTCACGCATCCGGCCGTCGACCATCGCGGCCGAGGACATCCTCCACGACCTGGGGGCCATCTCGATCATCTCCTCGGACTCCCAGGCGATGGGCAGGATCGGAGAGGTGATCCTCCGCACCTGGCAGACCGCCCACGTGATGAAGCGGCGACGGGGCGCCCTCCCGGGCGACGGTGCCGCGGACAACCACCGGGCACGTCGCTATGTCGCCAAATACACGATCAACCCCGCTGTCGCCCAAGGACTGGACAGCGAGATCGGGTCCGTCGAGACCGGCAAGCTCGCCGACCTCGTGCTGTGGGACCCAGCCTTCTTCGGCGTCAAGCCGCAGACGGTGATCAAGGGCGGCCAGATCGCGTACGCGCAGATGGGCGACGCGAACGCCTCGATCCCCACCCCGCAGCCGGTCATGCCCCGTCCGATGTTCGGCGCGGTGGGCCGGGCCCCGGCGGCCAACTCCTTCAATTTCGTGTCCTCGGCCGCCGTCGAGGCCGGCCTGCCCGGGCGTCTGGGGCTCGGCAAGGCGTTCGTCCCGATCACCAGCACCCGGGGGGTCACCAAGGCGGACATGCGGGAGAACGACGCCCTGCCCCGGGTCGAGGTCGACCCCGACAGCTTCGCCGTCACCATCGACGGTGATCCGGTCGAACCCGCTCCTGCCGCCGAACTGCCCATGGCTCAGCGGTACTTCCTCTTCTGA
- a CDS encoding TetR/AcrR family transcriptional regulator, with product MARVSQEHLDARRRQILVGAAHCFAGNGFHGTSMQDVLKEVGLSAGAVYRYFTGKEDLVAAIADEAFAAVRRAFAEAADMVPPPTPDVLLGRVLRGVFEGQLYGLERRASAMLVVQVWSESMRDDRLAKALDDGYAGMRAAWAVLVEAYRAAGVMRSDVSADDVARTMIATAQGFIAQEALFGGVAVEALENGLRGLMSMDPQKIS from the coding sequence ATGGCACGCGTATCCCAGGAGCACCTCGACGCCCGCCGTCGCCAGATCCTTGTCGGGGCGGCGCACTGTTTCGCCGGCAACGGCTTCCACGGCACCTCGATGCAGGACGTGCTGAAGGAGGTCGGCCTGTCGGCAGGGGCTGTCTACCGTTACTTCACCGGCAAGGAGGACCTGGTCGCCGCCATCGCCGACGAGGCGTTCGCTGCGGTCCGCCGGGCCTTCGCGGAGGCCGCCGACATGGTCCCGCCGCCCACGCCCGACGTCCTCCTGGGGAGGGTGCTGCGCGGAGTCTTCGAGGGGCAGTTGTACGGCCTGGAGCGTCGCGCGTCCGCCATGCTCGTCGTGCAGGTGTGGTCCGAGAGCATGCGCGACGACCGCCTGGCGAAGGCGCTCGACGACGGTTACGCGGGGATGCGTGCGGCGTGGGCGGTGCTGGTGGAGGCCTACCGCGCGGCCGGCGTCATGCGCTCCGACGTGTCGGCCGACGACGTCGCCCGCACGATGATCGCCACCGCCCAGGGGTTCATCGCGCAGGAGGCGCTGTTCGGCGGGGTCGCGGTCGAGGCCCTGGAGAACGGCTTGCGCGGCCTGATGTCCATGGATCCGCAAAAGATCAGTTAA
- a CDS encoding C40 family peptidase, whose protein sequence is MTAQVHVPSLFARVGTASALTFAVGTTMMAPGFVNDAEAAAHSATALRIAASKKGAPYRYGATGPHRFDCSGLTLYSFKKAGKKLPRTAQQQYNKTRHISRSQRKRGDLVFFHAGRSVYHVGIYAGSGKIWHSPKTGAVVRLEKIWSGSVWYGRVR, encoded by the coding sequence ATGACTGCGCAGGTTCATGTCCCGTCTCTGTTCGCCCGGGTCGGTACGGCCTCGGCTCTGACATTCGCCGTAGGGACCACCATGATGGCCCCCGGCTTCGTGAACGACGCCGAGGCCGCCGCCCACTCGGCGACGGCACTCAGGATCGCCGCGTCGAAGAAGGGGGCGCCCTACAGATATGGCGCCACAGGCCCTCACCGGTTCGACTGTTCCGGGCTCACGCTCTACTCGTTCAAGAAGGCGGGGAAAAAACTGCCCCGCACGGCCCAGCAGCAGTACAACAAGACCCGCCATATCTCCAGGTCGCAGCGGAAACGCGGCGACCTGGTCTTTTTCCACGCGGGGCGCAGTGTGTACCACGTCGGCATCTACGCCGGCAGCGGGAAGATCTGGCACTCACCGAAGACCGGGGCGGTGGTCCGGCTGGAGAAGATCTGGTCCGGCAGCGTCTGGTACGGGAGGGTCCGCTGA
- a CDS encoding type II toxin-antitoxin system Phd/YefM family antitoxin → MAYEIPVTQARAELAELINRVVYGGERVVVTRHGKPLVALVSAADLQRLEGEESAEEQVIRSVSSIHSAPSAAGERGRFGIAAEHRGHDRDE, encoded by the coding sequence ATGGCCTACGAGATTCCGGTGACGCAAGCACGCGCAGAGCTCGCCGAGCTCATCAACCGCGTTGTCTACGGCGGCGAGAGAGTGGTCGTGACACGTCACGGGAAGCCGCTCGTCGCACTGGTCTCGGCCGCTGATCTGCAACGACTCGAGGGCGAGGAGTCGGCGGAGGAGCAGGTGATCCGTTCGGTGTCCTCGATCCACTCGGCGCCGTCCGCTGCGGGCGAACGGGGCCGGTTCGGCATCGCCGCGGAGCACCGGGGTCACGACCGGGACGAGTGA
- a CDS encoding alpha/beta hydrolase, whose product MKRTAVLGSAGTLIAGTLIAGAIAAPAAGAAGRHHGDQEARGVQTAAARAARTGIDWTDCPADWAIAAPIQCGWVSVPLDYSKPNGKQIKLAVDRHVSTGTKDERQGALVYNPGGPGGSGMAFPKRIVTKNPLWTKAAKAYDFVGFDPRGVGHSAPISCIDPEEFVKAPKADPVPDSEADKRAQRKLAAEYADGCAERSGDMLPHMTTPNTARDLDVIRAALGEKKLNFLGVSYGTYLGAVYGTLFPSHVRRMIVDSVVNPAKDNIWYEANLNQDIAFQTRWNDWKAWVAKNDAAYHIGDTPEKVEQAWLTLRAAAKKNPIGGVVGPAELIGFFQSAPYYDSAWAPTAQTWSDYLGGDTQALIDAAAPDLSDTAGNISSENGNAVYTAVECADAQWPTSWKKWDRDNTRLHKDNPFMTWANAWMNLPCATWPSKQQTPLDVRTGKGLPPVLIVQSTRDAATPYEGAVELHKRFKGSRLITEKDAGSHGVTGLVNPCINERVDTYLLTGETDRRDVTCTPHATPKP is encoded by the coding sequence TTGAAGCGCACGGCAGTGCTCGGCTCGGCCGGCACTCTGATCGCGGGCACGCTCATAGCGGGGGCGATAGCCGCACCGGCCGCCGGTGCCGCCGGCCGGCACCACGGCGACCAGGAGGCACGCGGCGTCCAGACCGCGGCCGCCCGGGCCGCGCGGACCGGTATCGACTGGACGGACTGTCCGGCCGACTGGGCGATCGCCGCACCCATCCAGTGCGGATGGGTGAGCGTCCCGCTCGACTACAGCAAGCCGAACGGCAAGCAGATCAAGCTCGCGGTCGACCGGCACGTCAGCACCGGCACCAAGGACGAGCGCCAGGGCGCACTCGTCTACAACCCGGGTGGCCCCGGTGGCTCGGGGATGGCCTTCCCGAAGCGCATCGTCACCAAGAACCCGCTCTGGACGAAGGCCGCGAAGGCGTACGACTTCGTCGGCTTCGACCCGCGCGGGGTCGGCCACTCGGCGCCGATCTCCTGCATCGACCCCGAGGAGTTCGTGAAGGCCCCGAAGGCCGATCCGGTCCCGGACAGCGAGGCCGACAAGCGGGCCCAGCGCAAGCTCGCGGCCGAGTACGCCGACGGCTGCGCCGAGCGCAGCGGCGACATGCTGCCGCACATGACCACGCCCAACACCGCACGCGACCTGGATGTCATCCGCGCCGCGCTCGGCGAGAAGAAGCTCAACTTCCTGGGCGTCTCCTACGGCACCTACCTGGGCGCGGTCTACGGCACGCTCTTCCCGTCGCACGTACGCCGCATGATCGTCGACAGCGTGGTCAACCCCGCGAAGGACAACATCTGGTACGAGGCCAACCTCAACCAGGACATCGCCTTCCAGACCCGCTGGAACGACTGGAAGGCGTGGGTCGCGAAGAACGACGCGGCCTACCACATCGGTGACACGCCCGAGAAGGTCGAGCAGGCGTGGCTGACGCTGCGCGCGGCGGCCAAGAAGAACCCGATCGGCGGCGTCGTCGGCCCCGCCGAGCTCATCGGATTCTTCCAGAGCGCGCCGTACTACGACTCCGCCTGGGCACCCACCGCCCAGACCTGGAGCGACTATCTGGGCGGCGACACCCAGGCCCTGATCGACGCCGCGGCGCCCGACCTGTCGGACACCGCGGGCAACATCAGCTCGGAGAACGGCAACGCCGTCTACACGGCGGTCGAGTGCGCGGATGCCCAGTGGCCCACCAGCTGGAAGAAGTGGGACCGCGACAACACCCGTCTGCACAAAGACAACCCGTTCATGACGTGGGCCAACGCCTGGATGAACCTGCCCTGTGCGACCTGGCCGTCCAAGCAGCAGACCCCCCTGGACGTCCGCACGGGCAAGGGACTGCCCCCGGTGCTGATCGTGCAGTCCACGCGTGACGCCGCCACCCCGTACGAGGGCGCCGTCGAGCTGCACAAGCGCTTCAAGGGCTCCCGTCTCATCACCGAGAAGGATGCCGGCTCGCACGGTGTCACCGGCCTGGTCAACCCCTGCATCAACGAGCGGGTGGACACCTACCTGCTCACGGGAGAGACCGACCGGCGCGACGTGACGTGCACCCCGCACGCCACGCCGAAGCCGTGA